The segment GTGATCAAGGGAGGATCGTTCCTGTGTGCTCCGAATTACTGCCGCCGTTATCGCCCGGCCGCGCGCATGGCGCAGCCGATTGACACTGCAACCTGCCACGTAGGCTTTCGCTTGATTGCCAGGAAAAAACACTGAGCCGCAATACTCAGGCTGCTTTCCCGAGAAGCTTGCACACGTGTGCCGAGTTGTGGTCAGATGCTGCCCCCGATTTTTCAACCTGAGGAGTATCTATGAGTGCATTGAAGCGGCAGACAGTCCTGATCCCTGTTGTTCTGTTTGCCATCGCCGCCATGAGTCAGAGCAATACGCCTAATAATCCGACTTGGTGGAATAAATACCAGTATCTCTCAACGCATTCCGCAAACGGGAACGCTGGACCGGGCAATTCCGTGTCGGTAGGCCCGAACGTGGACGTCTCCAACGAGTGCGGACCGCAAAGCGAGACTTACATTACGGTGAACACCGGCAAGCCGAAGAACCTTGCCGGGGGATCGAACGAGATCTTCCGTCTTCCCATGCGCGCATACGCCACCTTCGACGGCGGCTCTAGCTGGAGCGGTACCGATGCGCCTCTCCCGCCGGCCAAAGGCGCCAACGGCATCGACTTTGGCTCCGATCCCACCCTGGTATTCGATACCCAGGGAAATCTCTTCTACGGCTACATCGTTGTTTTCTTCGGCGGAGGCAACGGCATCAACGGCACAGAGATGGGGGTAGCTAAATCGATCGACGGTGGGAAGAGTTTCCCTGCCGCCACTTACTTCAGCTTTTCCGGTGGCAGCGATCATTTTAACGACAAGCCCATGATCACCGCCGATCGCAGTCCCCGCAGCTCATTTCGGGACAATGTTTATGTTGCCTGGGATGCCGCCAATGGTGGATCCAGTGGAGGCGGAATCCGGGTCGCAACCTCTTCCGATCACGGCGCCAGCTTCAGCATCACGCGCGCCGACGATCCTTCCGGGCCGGGCAGATCCATAGGCGCAGTGCCATTTGTGGGAGCGAATGGCGAGCTCTTCGTAGCCTGGAACGATTACCTCGCACACTCGATCATCTTCAACCGTTCATTCGACGCAGGCGCGACCTGGGGCACGCCGGTTGTCATCTCCACCAATAATCTCGCTTTCGACATCGCGATTCCTTCGATTTCGTTCCGCGGTGCCCTGCTGTATCCGGCCTGCGACGCCGATCGCAGCGGCGGCAGTCACAACGGCCGGCTCTATTGCACATGGATGGACCTCACACCGCGAGGAGTGACCGACATCTTCGTCTCTTTTTCGGAGGACAATGGTGCGACGTGGTCTCCACGCGCAGCGGTGACCGACCCGTTAGGCTTCGCGCTTGATCGTTTCTATCCCTGGCTCTCAGTCGACCCGATCAACGGCGCCGTGAATATTTCGTTCTACGACACCCGCAACGACATCACCGGCGCACGCTACATGACCGACGTTTACTTCACGCAATCCAGCGATGGAGGAGCCACGTGGCGGCTGCCGAATACGCGTGTTTCGTCGGCCAGTTCGAACGAGCATGATTGCGATGGCCTGTTTCCATGTTCGGCCATCAATTACGGAAACCAGTACGGCGATTACACAGGCCTGGTCTCCTACAACGGCATATCTCATCCGTTCTGGACCGACAGCCGCAACAATCAGCAGCCCGCAACCGGCTGCCGCACCAACCTGCTCATGGAGGAGGTCTTCACGGCTGCGGTGCGATAAGCTGCGGAAAAGCAACAGAAGGGACGTATTCGGGATTCGACTTCCCGCACCAGGAATACGTTCCTTCCTGTCACCAGGTTTCGTCTCTGTCGCTGTGAGTGTCTGAACCGATCATCATTCCGCAGGTAGCATGCCAGGCAGTTTCGCGTTGCCCTGTCATCTTCGGCCATAACTTGAATTTGTTTGGCATAGGAAATGGGCCAGCCGCTCTCCTGCTCTCCCGTTGTACATCGAAGGAAGTAAGGAACCAACGGGAATGCGCTTCTCGAAAAACGCCTGGACAGTACTGCTGGCAATTACGGGATGCCTGATTCTCGTTGGCGCTCAACAAAAGTTTCGCGCTGCTGTGCCGCCGTCTGCTTCGCAGTACGCGTCGCATACAAATGGCTGCGCAGATGTACTAGCCCCGGCATCCATTCGAGTTCCTGGTGCCGTCATTGATGTCAGCTTTGCCGCTGGACGTTTCGACCTGCCGGAAACGGCAGTATTGGCGTGGATCAGGAGAGCAGCAGTTGCGGTTTCCACCTATTACGGCCGCTTTCCAATGTCTCATCCTCATGTACGAGTTGTGCCTGTAGAAGGGGAGAACGGAGTCTTTCGCGGTACAACATTTGGGGAGAACGGCGGCTTCACGCGGATCCCATTAGGCGAGCACACAACCGAAGCGGAGCTCAAGGATGACTGGACGATGACGCACGAGTTTGTCCACCTGGCGTTCCCCGATATGCCTCCGCAACATCACTGGATCGAAGAGGGTTTGGCAACTTATGTCGAGCCGATTGCTCGCGTGCAAGCAGGACAACTGAAGTCTGCAAGGATTTGGCGAGACATGATCCGTGACATGCCAAAAGGTGAGCCGGAAGCGGGGGATCGGGGGCTTGACAATACCCACACTTGGGCCAGGACATATTGGGGTGGGGCCCTCTTTTGCTTACGCGCAGATATCGCGATTCGTCAGAGTACAAGTAATCGTATGGGGCTGCAGGATGCGTTGCGCGCAATCGTCGCGAAGGGTGGAACGTTGGACAAAGAAAATTGGTTCATGGAGGGTGTGCTCAAGGTTGGAGATGAAGCGACCGGCACCAAAGTACTTGAGCAACTCTATGGCGAAATGAAAGACAAACCGCTGCAAGTCGATTTGGCAAATATTTGGGCACAGCTTGGCGTCGCTGCAGACCGCCGAAAGATGGTGTTTGATGATCGTGCCCAACTTGCAGACATAAGGCGCGGCATCACGCGATCTCCTGCGCGTGAGACACAAATGGCTTCTCGATTCACTACCGAGGAATACGATCAGAAAGAAAGCGCAGACGAGTCGAAGGTCCCATGACAACGTCAGTGGTCTTGGTTAACTGAAACAAAGAAAAAGGCGACACCGAAGTGCCGCCCTCACTGGTTGCTCTCCGGCTAGGAAGGGTTCGATGCAGCTTTGGCTTTCTTACCCGCCTTCTGATTCATCATTGTCACCTTCATCACGTGCAGCTCGCTCGTGTCTTTGTACACGTGAGCCTGGAGTTTTACGTGATGGCCCTCATGCCCCTTTACGTCTTCCGGGTTTTTGAGAGTCCACTGCTTGCTGTCTTTGTCGGCGGTAAAGGTCTTACCGTCATCGCTGATTTTGCCCGCGATTGTTCTCAGGGGTGGGTTCGCCGTACTGCTTTTCGCAGTCTTTTGATCTCCGCTTTGCGCGCTGCTGTTTGCTTGGCCCGCGTATGCAGCAACGACGAAGAATGCGAGGATCGCCAATACAAATGTAACTTTCTTCATCTGTAAGCTCCTTCGATCAGAATCACACATTATGATGCAAGGCCTGTTCTTTGGATAGCATCTCGCGCGTCAGGATGCGCCAAAGACCAGGCATGCCTGAAAACAACGTTATGCCGCTACTCTCTCCATATCTCTGCGTGGACTGCGTACTCCCATAGCTTCAGTTAACTTGGCGAGTCCGAATGCACTCAGTGCGAGACCAATATCACGCAGCGCGATGTCAAAGAATTGCCCAGTCGTGAGCAGGTTAATGGCTATCAGCAGCAACCAAATGCTCGCGATGTAAGCGCCAATGCGCGTCCAGCGCGTGATTACCATGAGGCCCACGATCATCTCCACCACGCCAGCCAATAGCATGAAGGGATGACTCAAATTGCCAAGGACGTGTTTCGCTATAGGACTCAGATACATGTCCCAATTCACGAGCAAATGGAAGAACTTGTCCAACCCTGCCAGGAATGGACCGAGGAAAAACGCCAATCGCAAAGCTCCCCAAGCTGTCCGCATCTGCTGATTCATAGAAGTCTCCTTCCAACTCTGAGGCACTTCAGCTCTTACGACGCGAATGTCAACATTGAGAGCTGACGCGCGATGTAGGGAGGGGAACTGAGAACATACGATGCACCATTGGCAGTGCATGTTGTCACAGAATGTGCTGACTGTCCGCTTTGCCCTGAATTCGCAGCGTTCGCTCGAAGCTGCGAATACGCTTGAAGAACCGCCGGGCTGCGCCACCCCCAATTGATTGTCGTTGACGGACCATAAGTGGGGTTCATTCCGGGAAAGGCAAAAGCAAGGGCAGGGAACCCAGCTGAGTGAAGCGGGAGCTGCAGGGCTTCAACCCACGACGGAACAGAAACGGGAGCATGCCATGCACTGGGAGATGAAGGAGTAGAGCGCTGCCACCGCGGAGTTACATTTGCGATTCGCATACGAGCATATTTCGAGGTGAGGTTTGACAATGGTGTGTGCGGGGCATAGTGTCAAGACTGAGCGAAATCGTTCCCTCTTTCAGATCTTCTGAACTAAGTCAGCTCATCTGAAGTCCCCCCTCTTAGATTCACATTGCCCGAGGCTTTCGCGATGCGGCGGCGTACTATCCTGCTGATCGATGATAATCAGTCCACGCGTCGTCAACGCGCGATCATGCTGGTGACTCACGGCTTCGTGGTGCGTGCCGCGGAGAGAGTAGAGGATGTGGAACTTCCATTCGCCCGTCCTGCGCCGGACTTGGTGCTGCTGCGGGTGAACGGGCCTCCCGATCGTTCTGACAGCGCATATATGCTCATCCGAAATGCCATGCCTGGCCAAAGAATCGGATTCCTTCTAGACGACGGCCACTATCTTTGTGAGGTCTTCGTTGATGGGGTGCTGGTCCGTCCTCGAGAAGAGCTTGCCGGAGATCTAATTGAATCCGTAGAAGCGATGTTCGAAGGTAAGTTTCAGGACTCGGCGAAATCCGTCTGTGTTGGGAACTGAAATATGCGTCTCTTCTCGTTTCGCATGAAAGATGGCAATTGCGTGATCATTTACGCGAAAAATGAGAGATCTGCGGTAGAAATCCTGAACCAGATGGGCGTGCAGAGCAGCGTTGCCGGCGTGCGCGAGATAACCAGGTTCGTGGCTAACTTTGCGCTCACTGACGCAGGCGATTTGCGAACTACATTGCTTGACTCTCGCACTCTCAACGAGCTGATGCCCGACTATCCTCTGCTTCAGGCTGCGCGCGCGCAGTCCTACGCCGACTTTGGAAGCGCCAGCGGTGACAATAAGTCCGAGCCCGTGTTGTTTGACGATCGCACACGCCGGCACGCGAGCGATTGGAAGCAGCGCGATAAAGATCTGATCGGTTACGCTGTCCAACAGGAACGGGAGCGATTCTCGAACTGAGACGCATATTCCGAGGCAACGTGGTTTGACAAAGCCTCAGGTGAAGTATAGCGTTCAAGCTGAGTGAGTGTCCTTCTCCCTCTTTCAGATCTTCTGAACTAAGTCAGCTCATCTGAAGTTCTCCTCCCTTAGCGCCCGATCGACAGAATTGAGCTGAGACATGCTCTCAAATTTCTCACAGCGGGGCTCCATCGCAGCCATGCTGATCCTTATCTTTATTCCTGCATCGCTGTGCCTGCCATGCAGCTACCCTCTTATCGTCAATCTTCTCTGTGCGGGATTGTTTACGGCTTCTCTCGTTTATTCACGGGAACCGTTGCCATTGTTGGTGGCTACGAAAAGCCTTAAGAGAGTTGCAGCCAGAACAATAGAGGGGATCTGAAATATGCGTAACCAAGAGTTTTCAAGCGAAGTGAATGCAATCGAGCGCATTCTAGAATCAGCCGTTACGCTGAACTGGGAAGATTTCACGACGCGCTTCATACCTGTCGCGATGCAAATAGAGTATCGCAGTGGACCGGATTGTTGGTTGGAATACCTGAAAGTTTGGTCGTCAGCCTCTCGTGGTCATTGGAACCTGGTTTGCGAATACCGCGTGCATGCGACGGCAGCCCACCTGCAGGGTGTCACATTCAACGACAGCTACTCTTCGGCTGGTTTGACTCGCATGCTGGACGCAATCATGCACAACCAGCAGGCATTCGCAGTTGCCTCTAGCAACAGCGGCAATGGTTTAGTCCATATTGTTCCTCCCAACGACACCCAATCGATTGCCGCCAAGCACCTCATGATGGAGATGTTAGAACGGATCACTTCGCGAACTTCAACCGGAGCAGTTACCGGGGCCCTCCGGTGCGCCGCAGATCATCCGAGGCTTTCGGATCAAACCTACGCAGGTGTACTTTCGCCCGAATAACCTGGACCAACTTTCTGGACCAACTTTAAGGAGAAACTAGATGAAACTGTACGTAGGTAATTTGGGTTTTATGATGACCGACGGTCAACTGCACTCCCTCTTTGCGGAGCACGGAGCAGTGAACAGCGCGGTAGTGATTCGCGATCATGATAGCGGGCGAGGAAAAGGCTTCGGCTTTGTAGAAATGTCGGACACCGAGGCGCAACGCGCCATGGAGTCGCTGAACGGAAAAGATTTAGACGGCCGCCCACTCACCGTGAACGAAGCTCGTCCGATGCGGCAAAACCCCGACGGCGGAAGCCGTGGCGGTTTTCAAAAACGGAGCCGGGGATTCAGTCACGGACAATAGAGGCTGAGCCGCTGTCGAGTGGAGTAGGGAAAGATCGGCTCGACCAGCGAAGTTCACCACTCTGCCCACAGTCACAATGATGCGAGCCGCGAAATCTGGACTCCAGAGATGATTTGTCCGCACGGGATGGGTTCTATAAGAGGCGATGTCAAAAGTAAACACTTCGCCTGGAAGCCCACGTTCTGGGCTTTTTAGGTGGGAGCCCAGTCTTGGCTTTTTTGGGTGGGACCCCACGCATTCATGCGTGGGAGAGGCTTTCAAGCCTCGCAAACGCGCGCATTCTTCTTTTTCTCCGGCTTTAGCCGCGGGGTTTCAGATCGGGAAGCGCGGGGCTAAAGTCCAAAAAATATCATGCGATCGCTTCTCTTGCAGCTTTGTAGCCGAGTACGCCACCTCGCTTTGGTAACTACTTCTCAATTCCAAACACGCACTGAATAGTTGCGCTGACGGTGAGCTTGCCGGGCTGCACGGGTGGTGGCGGAGCGGGTGCCCGTTTGGCGCGTGAGAAGATGCCGCCACTGCCGCCTCCGGAGGTCACCTCAATGGTCTCGTTGGCGGCAGCAACGTAGGCCATGTCAATCGGCCTCGCTCCAACCAGATTTCTGAC is part of the Acidobacteriota bacterium genome and harbors:
- a CDS encoding RNA-binding protein, producing MKLYVGNLGFMMTDGQLHSLFAEHGAVNSAVVIRDHDSGRGKGFGFVEMSDTEAQRAMESLNGKDLDGRPLTVNEARPMRQNPDGGSRGGFQKRSRGFSHGQ